The window AACCCGCCCGACCTGCACCTGGCGCTGCTGGTGCGCGAGGGTGCCATTCCCACCGGTCCGGCCGACTACTTCCTGCACTGCATCCGCGCCTCGGCCGCCCAGGGCGCCGAGGCCAGCTGAGCCCCGCCCGCCCGGCAGGCAGGGCGGCCTCAGACCAGGCCGAGCAGGCCCGCTCCCGCGCCCAGCGCCACCAGCACCAGCGGATGCACCCGCGTCTTCAGCATCAGCGCGATGGTGGCCAGGGTGACGGCGGCCCCCGTCCAGCGGTGGTCGACGCTCGCCGCCAGCACCCAGCCGGTGGAGCCCAGCAGGCCGATGGTCAATGCCGCCAGGCCGCGCCGCACCAGGCCGGGCCAGCGCGCCTGCGGCGAACGTCCGGCGAAATACTCGAAGGCCAGCGCAATCACGCTGGATGGCCCGCAGATGGCGACCATGCCGGCAATGGCGCCGGCCAGCCCGGCGATCTGCCAGCCGAACAGGGCGACGAACAGCACATTGGGGCCGGGCGAAGCCTGCGAGATCGCATACATGGCGGAGAACTGCGCGTCGCTCATCCAGCCGTGCGACTCGACCAGGAAGCGGTGCATGTCCGGGATGGTGGTGCCGGCCCCGCCGATGGACAGGAAGGACAGCAGCAGGAAATGGGCGAAGAAGCTGCCGATCACATTGTCCTGGCTCATGGCTGCGGCCCCTCTGTCCTGCCCTCGGCCCGCTCCGGGGCGTCCGCCAGTGCGGCGCGCAGCGCCCGTCCCTCGGCATGCCATTCGAGCAGCAGCCCGAGCGGCACCAGCACGGCCATCACCGGCACCAGCGGCCAGCGCAGCAGGCCGATGGCGACGAAGGCGGCGGCGCCGACCAGCAGGCCGCGCAGCGAAGGCGGCAGGCTCTGCGCCAGCTTGATGCCGGTGGCCAGCACCAGGCCCGCCGACACGGCGGTCATGCCGGCCAGCATGTGCTGTACGGCCGCCACGTCGCGATAGTGCTCGTAGAGCAGCATGGCCGACAGCACCACCACCATTGGCACCAGCACCAGCCCGGCGAAGGCCGACAACGCGCCGCGCAGGCCGGCGAAGCGCAGCCCCAGCATCAGCGCGACATTGATGACATTGGGTCCCGGCAGCACCTGGCCCATGCTCAGCAGCTCGATGAACTGGCGGTCGTCCAGCCAGCGGTTGCGCTCCACCACGGCGCGCCGCACGAAGGGCAGCACGCCGCCGAATCCGGACAAGCCCATGCGCGCGAATTCGATGAACAGGCGCCGCGGCGTGGGCGGGGGGGCGAGGTTGGGGTCGATGGGCTCTGACGGGGGCATCGGATCGAACGGTCGGGCTGAAAGAAGGAAAGACGGAAAGACGGGAACGCCGGAAAGGTGGAACGCGGGGGACCCGAAGGCGCAAGGACGGCATGCGGCGCGGCCCCCGCGCACGGCCCCGTGCGCATTGTGCGCCGGCCGGCGCGGCGGCGCCTGCGCGAAAGGGACAGGTCGGGACAGGTCGGGACAGGCCGGCGCATGGCGTAAAAAAAGCCCCGCGCGCTGCGCGGGGCCGTTTCGGAGGCCATCGTTCCTGGCCATGCGGTCATACCGCCGGGGCCAGGCAGGCCACCATCATCGCGCCTCAGTTGCCGCCGGGTGCCACCGGCCGCACCGGATCGATGCGCGGCTCCTTGAGCCGGGACTCGAGCGCGCGGCCCTTGCGGGCGCGCTTGCCCACGTAGGGCAGCAGCGCCTGTCCGGCCAGCTTCTGGCTGCTCGGCTTGCCACCCCGGCCGGTGCCGGACAGCACCAGGCCCGGCGCGCCCACGGCAATCGCCTGCAACAGGGCCTCCTTGGGCTCCAGTTCCATCAGGATCACGCCGCGGCCACCGGCGGCCAGCACCTTGATCTCGTCCAGCGCCACCAGCAGCAGGCGCCCGTTGGCCGACAGGCAGGCGGCATGGGTCGCCTCGTCGCCCAGCGGAGCGGGCGGCAGCGGCACGTCGCCCTCATCCACCGTCAGGAAGGCCTTGCCACCCTTGTTGCGGCCGATCATGTCCGCCACCTTGGTCTGGAAGCCGTTGCCGCTGCGCGTGGCGATCAGCATGCGCTGCTCGGCCGCGCCGGCGAAGGTGTGGGCGATCTGCGTGCCCGGCTGCAGGTCGATCAGCGTGGTCAGCGGCACGCCGTCGCCGCGCCCGCCCGGCAGGCCGGACACGGCCACCGAATAGACGCGGCCGTTGCTGCCGAAGGCCAGCAGCGCATCGATGGTGCGGCACTCGAAGGTGCCGTACAGCGCGTCGCCCGCCTTGAAGGTGAACTGCTGCGCATCGTGGCCGTGCCCCTGGCGCGTGCGCACCCAGCCCTTCTGCGATACCACCACCGTGACCGGTTCGTCGACCACGCGCACCTCGGCGGCGGCGCGGCGCTCTTCCTGGATCAGCGTGCGGCGCGGATCCTTGTCTTCCGGGCTGTACTGCTTGGCATCGGCCTCGATCTCCTTGATGATGCGCCGGCGCATCATCGTTTCGGACTTCAGCAGGACGTCGAGGTCACCGCGCTCCTCGCGCAGGTCCTTCAGTTCCTGCTCGATGCGGATGGCCTCCAGCCGCGCCAGCTGGCGCAGCCGGATCTCGAGGATGTCCTCGGCCTGGCGCTCGGACAGGCCGAAGGCCTGCATCAGCGCCGGCTTGGGCTCATCGCTCTCGCGGATGATGCGGATCACCTCGTCGATGTTGAGCAGCACCAGCATCCGGCCTTCCAGGATGTGGATGCGGTCCTCGACCTTGCCCAGGCGGTGGCGCGTGCGCCGCGTCACGGTCTCGAAGCGGAAGGCGATCCATTCGCGCAGGATGTCGCGCAGGCCCTTCTGGCGCGGCCGCCCGTCGGTGCCGATCATGACGAGGTTGATCGGCGCGCCCGACTCCAGGCTGGTGTGGGCCAGCAGCGTCTGCGCGAATTCCTGCTGGTCGATGTTCTTGCTCTTGGGCTCGAACACCAGCCGGACCGGCGCATCCTTGCCGGATTCGTCGCGCACGGCGTCCAGCACCGCCAGCAGGGTCTGCTTGAGCTGGAGCTGCTCGGGCGTCAACGACTTCTTGCCGGCGCGCACCTTCGGATTGGTGATCTCCTCGATCTCCTCCAGCACCTTCTGCGCCGACGTCGCCGGCGGCAGCTCGGTCACCACCAGCTGCCACTGCCCGCGCGCCATCTCTTCGACGGTCCAGCGCGCGCGCACCTTCAGGCTGCCCCGACCGCTTTCATAGATCTGCGCGATATCGGCCGCCGGCGAGATGATCTGGCCGCCGCCCGGGTAGTCCGGCCCCGGCATCAGCGCCAGCAGCTCGGCCAGCGAGATGTCCGGGTTGCGGATCATCGCCACGCTGGCGTGCGCCACTTCGCGCAGGTTGTGCGGCGGGATCTCGGTGGCCATGCCGACCGCGATGCCCGAGGCGCCGTTGAGCAGCACGAAGGGCAGGCGCGCGGGCAGCAGCCGGGGCTCCTCCATCGAGCCGTCGTAGTTCGGCGCGAAATCGACCGTGCCCTGGTCGAGCTCGTCCAGCAGCAGGCGGGAGATCGGCGTCAGGCGCGCTTCGGTGTAGCGCATCGCCGCCGCGCCGTCGCCGTCGCGCGAGCCGAAGTTGCCCTGGCCGTCGATCAGCGGGTAGCGCAGCGAGAAGTCCTGCGCCAGGCGCACCAGCGCGTCATAGGCAGACTGGTCGCCGTGCGGGTGGTACTTGCCCAGCACGTCGCCCACCACGCGGGCCGACTTGACCGGCTTGGCGTCGGCGCGCAGGCCCATCTCGTGCATCGCGAAGAGGATGCGGCGCTGCACCGGCTTCTGGCCATCGGCCACCTCGGGCAGCGCACGTCCCTTGACCACGCTGATGGCGTAGTCCAGGTAGGCACGCTCGGCGTAGTGCGCCAGCGTCAGCGCGTCGGCCGGTTCGTCCGCTTGGAAGGAGATGTCTTGTTGATCCATGGATTCACAGGAAATCGGCGCGCGACGCGGTCGTCCGCGCGCGCGCCGGGTTGCATGGGTGCGGGCGCCTCGCCCCGGCGCCGTTCAAGGCAATTCGTCCTGGCCGCCGATCACCATCTTGACGCGCGTCACGCCGGCGCGGCCGACACCGCCCAGCGCGCGCGGCAGCGGGCCTTCGGGCCGGTAAATGCGGTAGAACTGCAGCACCGTGCTGACGTACTGCTGCGTCTCGGGGAAGGGCGGGATCTGGTTGTTGTAGCGCTGCACGGCGCCTTCGCCGGCGTTGTAGGCCGCCAGCACCAGTTCCAGGTTATTGGGGAACATCTGCATCAGCCAGCTCAGGTAGCGCACGCCGGCCGCGATATTGGTACGCGGATCGGCCAGCTTCTGCTCGACGGTGCGCTTGGCGTCGGCCGCCACGCCGAAGCGCGCGCCGGTGTCCGGAATCACCTGCATCAGGCCGATCGCGCCTTTGGGCGACACCGCCTGCGGGTTGAAGCCGGACTCCACCGCCATCACCGCCTTGACCAGCGCCGGATCGACGTTCTGCCGCTGCGCGATCTGCCGGATCATGGGCTCGACCACGGCAATATTGGGATGGTTGATGACGTAGCGGTAAAGCTTGTGGTTCTCGATGTCGATGGCGCCGGCCGCGCCCGCACCGCCGCCCGTGCCGGCATCCCGGCCCGCGCGCGCGCCCGGGCGCGCCAGCCCCGGCGCGTTGAGCGAACCGCCGCCGCGCAGGAACAGCTGATAGCGCGCGTCGAGCTTGCGGTCGGCGAAGTGGGCCACGCCGTCATCGTCGACATAGCCGTACAACTCGGCGTGGACGGCGCCGGCGCAGCCGAGCCCGGCAAGCAGCAGGGCCGCGCTCACCGCCGCGCGCCCTGCCCTCGCCATCCGCCCCGTCACTCGCCGACTTGCCGCCATCTCGCCTGCCTCGTCCTCAGATGTCCGCCACCACTTCATTGCCGCGCTCTTCCAGCCAGTTGCGGCGCTGCGCGGCCTCGCCCTTGCCCATCAGCATGTTCATCACACCGACGGTCTCGGCCTGGCCGAAGCCGCCCAGCGACACCGGCAGCAGGCGGCGCGTATCCGGATTCATGGTGGTCTCCCACAATTGCTCCGCGCTCATCTCGCCCAGGCCCTTGAAGCGCGAGATCTGCCAGGCGCCGTCCTTGACGCCGTCCTTGCGCAGCTTGTCCTGGATCGCTTCGAGCTCGCCTTCGTCCAGCGCGTAGAGCTTCTGCGCCGGCTTCTTGCCGCGCGCCGGTGCGTCGACGCGATACAGCGGCGGGCGCGCCACGCACACGTTGCCGCGCTCGATCAGGCGCGGGAAATGGCGGAAGAACAGCGTCAGCAGCAGCACCTGGATATGCGCGCCGTCGACGTCCGCGTCCGACAGGATGCAGATCTTGCCGTAGCGCAGGTTGGTCAGGTCGGGCTCGTCGTCCGGGCCGTGCGGGTCCACGCCGATCGCCACCGCGATGTCATGCACTTCATTGTTGGCGAAGAGGCGGTCGCGCTCGGTCTCCCAGGTGTTGAGCACCTTGCCGCGCAGCGGCAGGATGGCCTGGAATTCCTTGTCGCGCCCCATCTTGGCCGAGCCGCCGGCGGAATCGCCCTCGACCAGGAACAGTTCATTGCGCTCGGTGTCGGTCGATTCGCAGTCGGTCAGCTTGCCGGGCAGCACGGCCACGCCGGAGCCCTTCTTCTTCTCTACCTTCTGCGCCGCGCGCGTGCGCGCCTGCGCCTGGCGGATCACCAGCTCGGCCAGCTTCTTGCCGTACTCCACATGCTGGTTCAGCCACAGCTCCAACGCCGGGCGGCTGAAGGTGGAGACCAGGCGCACCGCGTCGCGGCTGTTCAGGCGCTCCTTGATCTGGCCCTGGAACTGCGGGTCGAGCACCTTGGCCGACAGCACGAAGGAGGCGCGCGCGAACACGTCTTCGCTCATCAGCTTGACGCCCTTGGGCTGCAGCGCGTGCATCTCGATGAAGCTCTTGACCGCCTGGAATAGCCCCTCGCGCAGCCCCGATTCATGGGTGCCGCCGGCCGGGGTCGGAATCAGGTTGACGTAGGACTCGCGCACCGGCGAGCCTTCCTCGGTCCAGGCCACCACCCACGAGGCGCCCTCGCCCTCGGCGAAGCCCTCCTCGCCGTTGTTGGCCTCGGGATCGGCGAAATGCTCGCCCTCGAACATCGGGATCACCAGTTCAGCGCCGCTGCCTTGCGCCAGCGCCTCGACCAGGTAGCCCTTGAGGCCCTGATCGTACTGCCAGGTCTGGCTCTCACCGCTCTTCTCGGTCACCAGCGTGACCTTGACGCCCGGCAACAGCACGGCCTTGCTGCGCAGCAGGCGCTGCAGTTCCGCCAGCGGGATGGCGGCGGAATCGAAGTACTTGGGATCCGGCCACACCTGCACGCGCGTACCGTTCTTCTTTTCGCCGCGCTCGAGCTTGCGCGAGGACAGCGGCGTGGTGACATCGCCGCCGGAGAAGGTCAGCGCCGAGGCCATGCCGTCGCGCCAGACGCCCACGTCCAGACGCGTCGACAGCGCGTTGGTGACCGACACGCCCACGCCGTGCAGGCCGCCCGAGAAGGCATAGGCACCGCCCTTGCCCTTGTCGAACTTGCCGCCGGCATGCAGCCGGGTGAACACGATCTCGACCACCGGCACGCCTTCCTCGGGGTGGATGCCGACCGGAATGCCGCGGCCATCGTCCTCCACGCTGACGCTGCCGTCCTTGTGCAGGGTGACCAGGATCTCGGAGCCGAAGCCGCCCAGGGCTTCGTCGGACGCGTTGTCGATCACCTCCTGGACGATATGCAGGGGGTTATCGGTGCGCGTGTACATGCCCGGCCGCTGCTTGACCGGCTCCAGGCCCTTCAGGACCCGGATGGAGGATTCGCTGTACTGACTGGTTTTGCTCGCCATGGAGTCGCTACGAAATTGGAGTACCGGCCGGGCGGGCGCCTTGCGCACCGGGCGCGCGCCGGAACGCGTGCCACGGGCCGGGCACCGCATTGTAATGGAAGCCGCCGCGCTGTCGCCCGCACCGGCCGGTGAAAAGTGACTTGAAAAGTGACGCGCCAGCGCGTTCGGGCGCGGCAGAGTACACTCGCCCGGCGGCGGCCCCCTGCCCGGCGCTGCCCCTCCGGCCACCGCGGCCCCCAGGCCAGGTGCCGGTGGCACCACAGCGGAGGCGGACGCGGAAGAAAGCCCGGGACGAAACACGGGCCTGGAACAAGACAAGAACAACGAGAACAACGAGACAACTCCCAGCACAAGAAGAGCCAGACATGCAGAATCGACAACTTTCCCTGGGCACCGTACTGGTCTGCGGCGGCCTGCTCGTCACGCTCTCGATGGGCATCCGCCATGGTTTCGGCCTGTTCAACCTGCCCATCACCCAGACGCACGGCTGGAGCCGCGAGACCTTCGCCTTCGCCCTGGCCCTGCAGAACCTGATGTGGGGCGCCAGCCAGCCCTTCGCGGGCGCGCTGGCCGACCGCTTCGGCGCGTTGCGCGTGATGCTGGTGGGCGTGGCGCTGTACGTGGCGGGGCTGCTGGTGATGGCCCTGTCGACTTCCGGCACCGCCTTCGCCTCGGGCGCCGGCGTACTGATCGGGCTGGCCCAGTCCGGCACCACCTACAGCGTCGTGTACGGCGTGATCGGCCGCGTGGCCAGCGCCGAGAAGCGCGTCTGGGCCATGGGCATCGCCGCCGCGGCCGGCTCCTTCGGCCAGTTCCTGATGATCCCGGTCGAGCAGACCCTGATTTCCACCATCGGCTGGCAGCATGCGCTCTTCGTGCTGGCCGCGCTGGCCTGCCTGATGCTGCCGCTGGCCTTCACGCTGCGCGAGCCCGA of the Cupriavidus malaysiensis genome contains:
- a CDS encoding chromate transporter, with the protein product MSQDNVIGSFFAHFLLLSFLSIGGAGTTIPDMHRFLVESHGWMSDAQFSAMYAISQASPGPNVLFVALFGWQIAGLAGAIAGMVAICGPSSVIALAFEYFAGRSPQARWPGLVRRGLAALTIGLLGSTGWVLAASVDHRWTGAAVTLATIALMLKTRVHPLVLVALGAGAGLLGLV
- a CDS encoding chromate transporter; protein product: MPPSEPIDPNLAPPPTPRRLFIEFARMGLSGFGGVLPFVRRAVVERNRWLDDRQFIELLSMGQVLPGPNVINVALMLGLRFAGLRGALSAFAGLVLVPMVVVLSAMLLYEHYRDVAAVQHMLAGMTAVSAGLVLATGIKLAQSLPPSLRGLLVGAAAFVAIGLLRWPLVPVMAVLVPLGLLLEWHAEGRALRAALADAPERAEGRTEGPQP
- the parC gene encoding DNA topoisomerase IV subunit A, whose amino-acid sequence is MDQQDISFQADEPADALTLAHYAERAYLDYAISVVKGRALPEVADGQKPVQRRILFAMHEMGLRADAKPVKSARVVGDVLGKYHPHGDQSAYDALVRLAQDFSLRYPLIDGQGNFGSRDGDGAAAMRYTEARLTPISRLLLDELDQGTVDFAPNYDGSMEEPRLLPARLPFVLLNGASGIAVGMATEIPPHNLREVAHASVAMIRNPDISLAELLALMPGPDYPGGGQIISPAADIAQIYESGRGSLKVRARWTVEEMARGQWQLVVTELPPATSAQKVLEEIEEITNPKVRAGKKSLTPEQLQLKQTLLAVLDAVRDESGKDAPVRLVFEPKSKNIDQQEFAQTLLAHTSLESGAPINLVMIGTDGRPRQKGLRDILREWIAFRFETVTRRTRHRLGKVEDRIHILEGRMLVLLNIDEVIRIIRESDEPKPALMQAFGLSERQAEDILEIRLRQLARLEAIRIEQELKDLREERGDLDVLLKSETMMRRRIIKEIEADAKQYSPEDKDPRRTLIQEERRAAAEVRVVDEPVTVVVSQKGWVRTRQGHGHDAQQFTFKAGDALYGTFECRTIDALLAFGSNGRVYSVAVSGLPGGRGDGVPLTTLIDLQPGTQIAHTFAGAAEQRMLIATRSGNGFQTKVADMIGRNKGGKAFLTVDEGDVPLPPAPLGDEATHAACLSANGRLLLVALDEIKVLAAGGRGVILMELEPKEALLQAIAVGAPGLVLSGTGRGGKPSSQKLAGQALLPYVGKRARKGRALESRLKEPRIDPVRPVAPGGN
- a CDS encoding lytic transglycosylase domain-containing protein; this translates as MARAGRAAVSAALLLAGLGCAGAVHAELYGYVDDDGVAHFADRKLDARYQLFLRGGGSLNAPGLARPGARAGRDAGTGGGAGAAGAIDIENHKLYRYVINHPNIAVVEPMIRQIAQRQNVDPALVKAVMAVESGFNPQAVSPKGAIGLMQVIPDTGARFGVAADAKRTVEQKLADPRTNIAAGVRYLSWLMQMFPNNLELVLAAYNAGEGAVQRYNNQIPPFPETQQYVSTVLQFYRIYRPEGPLPRALGGVGRAGVTRVKMVIGGQDELP
- a CDS encoding DNA topoisomerase IV subunit B, which gives rise to MASKTSQYSESSIRVLKGLEPVKQRPGMYTRTDNPLHIVQEVIDNASDEALGGFGSEILVTLHKDGSVSVEDDGRGIPVGIHPEEGVPVVEIVFTRLHAGGKFDKGKGGAYAFSGGLHGVGVSVTNALSTRLDVGVWRDGMASALTFSGGDVTTPLSSRKLERGEKKNGTRVQVWPDPKYFDSAAIPLAELQRLLRSKAVLLPGVKVTLVTEKSGESQTWQYDQGLKGYLVEALAQGSGAELVIPMFEGEHFADPEANNGEEGFAEGEGASWVVAWTEEGSPVRESYVNLIPTPAGGTHESGLREGLFQAVKSFIEMHALQPKGVKLMSEDVFARASFVLSAKVLDPQFQGQIKERLNSRDAVRLVSTFSRPALELWLNQHVEYGKKLAELVIRQAQARTRAAQKVEKKKGSGVAVLPGKLTDCESTDTERNELFLVEGDSAGGSAKMGRDKEFQAILPLRGKVLNTWETERDRLFANNEVHDIAVAIGVDPHGPDDEPDLTNLRYGKICILSDADVDGAHIQVLLLTLFFRHFPRLIERGNVCVARPPLYRVDAPARGKKPAQKLYALDEGELEAIQDKLRKDGVKDGAWQISRFKGLGEMSAEQLWETTMNPDTRRLLPVSLGGFGQAETVGVMNMLMGKGEAAQRRNWLEERGNEVVADI